A genomic stretch from bacterium includes:
- a CDS encoding DUF4160 domain-containing protein, whose product MPTILKVKGYRFFFFSNENNEPPHIHVESADNYAKFWLNPISLAKSIGYNAKELRIIREIVEKHANLFKEKWNEYFSNY is encoded by the coding sequence ATGCCAACGATATTAAAAGTTAAAGGATACAGATTTTTCTTTTTTAGTAATGAAAATAACGAACCGCCACATATTCATGTTGAATCAGCGGATAACTATGCCAAATTTTGGCTAAATCCAATATCTTTAGCAAAGTCTATAGGTTATAATGCAAAAGAGTTAAGGATTATCCGAGAAATTGTTGAAAAACATGCTAATTTATTTAAGGAGAAATGGAATGAATACTTCAGTAATTATTAA
- the rplL gene encoding 50S ribosomal protein L7/L12 — MAESTTKDKVIDLIANMSVLELSDLVKSLEDKFGVTASVPMMAAASAAAPQEGGAAPAEAQSEFDVILKTFGDNKIRVIKTVRELTNLGLKEAKDLVDAVPKALKEKVSKEEADSIVKKLEDCGATCEIK, encoded by the coding sequence ATGGCAGAATCAACTACAAAAGATAAGGTAATTGACCTTATTGCTAATATGTCGGTACTCGAGTTATCTGACCTTGTAAAATCACTTGAAGATAAATTTGGTGTTACCGCAAGCGTTCCAATGATGGCCGCAGCTTCAGCAGCAGCTCCACAAGAAGGCGGGGCAGCACCTGCAGAAGCACAATCTGAATTTGACGTTATCTTAAAGACTTTTGGCGATAATAAAATTCGGGTCATTAAAACAGTCAGAGAACTTACGAACCTCGGATTAAAAGAAGCGAAAGACCTCGTTGATGCAGTTCCTAAAGCTCTTAAAGAAAAAGTTTCTAAAGAAGAAGCCGATTCTATTGTTAAGAAACTTGAGGATTGTGGCGCAACCTGCGAAATAAAATAA
- the acsA gene encoding acetate--CoA ligase produces the protein MSNIGSYEEKYKSFNWKDSEKELEYGKDGMYNIGYYCSDRICEKGFADKTALIWEGFTGEVKKYTYNDIRIYSNCFAKFLQDTGLKPGDRICVFMDKIPELYISFLGILKMGGIVQPLFSAFGEEALFTRLDNAKTKAIFTTRKHLGKVRRIRKTLPEMTKIIVVDAGEKPLENDELSFEMEKMPKVDKFDIFKASPETPSVLHYTSGTTGTPKGALHVHSSIISQYITAKWVLDIRPDDIYWCTADPGWVTGTSYGIIGAWANGVTQTVLDAGFNVSNWYDFIDKYKVTVWYSAPTAIRMLMKEGDEPVKRHDLSSLRHLISVGEPLNAEAVVWSEKVFGKPFLDSYWQTETGSIMISNFPGMKVKPGSMGKAVPGITAIVVDPKTYEPITKPGLVGLVALKPGWPSMFRTYWENKATYDGKFKNGWYICGDRSSIDAEGYFWFVGRDDDVINTAGHLVGPFEIESALLEHEAVAESAAVGKPDPINMEVVKAFIALKPGFEKSSDLEMSIMNFIRKKLSPLAMPQEIEFVASLPKTRSGKIMRRLLRAQEWGEEIGDISTLEND, from the coding sequence ATGAGTAATATCGGCTCATATGAGGAAAAATATAAAAGCTTTAATTGGAAAGATTCGGAAAAGGAACTGGAATACGGTAAAGACGGGATGTACAATATCGGGTACTACTGCAGTGACAGAATTTGCGAAAAAGGATTCGCTGACAAAACTGCCCTGATATGGGAAGGATTTACAGGGGAAGTTAAAAAATATACCTACAACGATATAAGAATTTATAGTAACTGCTTTGCTAAGTTTTTACAGGATACCGGATTAAAACCCGGTGACAGAATATGCGTATTTATGGACAAAATTCCTGAACTTTATATTTCTTTCCTGGGGATTCTAAAAATGGGCGGAATCGTCCAGCCACTATTCTCGGCATTTGGAGAAGAAGCACTATTCACAAGGTTAGACAATGCCAAAACAAAAGCAATATTCACAACAAGAAAACATCTGGGAAAAGTTCGCAGAATTCGTAAAACGCTTCCTGAAATGACAAAAATTATCGTCGTTGATGCAGGAGAAAAGCCATTAGAAAATGATGAACTTTCTTTTGAGATGGAAAAGATGCCAAAAGTTGATAAATTTGATATCTTTAAAGCCAGCCCGGAAACTCCGTCAGTCCTACATTACACTTCGGGAACTACCGGCACGCCCAAAGGAGCACTGCACGTTCATTCCTCGATAATCTCGCAATATATAACTGCAAAATGGGTACTCGATATCAGACCTGACGATATTTACTGGTGCACGGCTGATCCCGGTTGGGTAACCGGAACTTCTTATGGAATAATTGGCGCATGGGCAAACGGCGTTACCCAGACAGTCCTTGATGCCGGGTTTAACGTTTCAAACTGGTATGATTTTATCGATAAATATAAAGTTACCGTCTGGTATTCGGCGCCGACTGCAATCCGTATGTTAATGAAAGAAGGCGACGAACCCGTAAAAAGACACGACCTTTCATCTTTGAGACATTTAATAAGCGTAGGCGAGCCGCTTAACGCTGAAGCGGTTGTATGGTCGGAAAAGGTATTTGGAAAGCCATTTCTTGATTCTTACTGGCAGACAGAAACAGGTTCAATAATGATAAGTAATTTCCCGGGTATGAAAGTAAAACCGGGTTCAATGGGGAAAGCAGTACCGGGCATAACGGCGATAGTTGTCGACCCGAAAACTTATGAACCGATAACGAAACCCGGATTAGTAGGGCTCGTTGCCCTTAAACCGGGCTGGCCATCTATGTTCAGGACTTACTGGGAAAATAAAGCAACTTATGACGGCAAGTTTAAGAACGGATGGTACATATGCGGAGACCGTTCAAGCATTGATGCCGAGGGGTATTTCTGGTTTGTCGGCAGAGATGACGACGTAATCAATACTGCGGGACACCTTGTGGGGCCCTTTGAAATCGAGTCTGCTCTTCTGGAACACGAAGCGGTAGCAGAATCCGCGGCGGTAGGAAAACCCGACCCGATAAATATGGAAGTAGTCAAAGCTTTCATAGCGTTAAAACCGGGATTCGAGAAAAGCAGTGATTTAGAGATGAGCATAATGAATTTTATTCGTAAAAAATTATCTCCATTAGCGATGCCACAGGAAATTGAGTTTGTTGCTTCGCTTCCGAAAACAAGAAGCGGTAAGATTATGAGAAGGTTGTTAAGAGCGCAAGAATGGGGCGAAGAAATAGGAGATATTTCGACATTAGAAAATGATTGA
- a CDS encoding acyl carrier protein, with product MADDMKKLITDYVKREYLDEDSDQEIDENTPLISSGIVDSFSMVSLKTFLEKKFEIKIPDDKATPQAFDTVNNIIKLVGEFKKGV from the coding sequence ATGGCAGACGATATGAAAAAACTAATTACAGATTATGTAAAGAGAGAATATCTCGACGAAGATTCAGACCAGGAAATAGATGAGAACACGCCTTTAATATCAAGCGGAATTGTGGATTCTTTTTCTATGGTATCACTTAAAACGTTTCTCGAGAAAAAATTCGAGATTAAAATCCCGGACGATAAAGCAACTCCCCAGGCGTTTGACACTGTTAACAATATTATAAAATTAGTCGGGGAATTTAAGAAGGGGGTCTAA
- a CDS encoding DUF2442 domain-containing protein, producing MNTSVIIKSKQVFAVDVFFSKEKMHVQLSDGREIIIPIEWFPKLRNATEKQKNNWRLIGKGIGIHWKDIDEDLSVENLL from the coding sequence ATGAATACTTCAGTAATTATTAAGTCAAAACAAGTATTTGCTGTAGATGTTTTTTTCAGTAAAGAAAAAATGCATGTTCAACTTTCTGATGGCAGGGAAATTATTATTCCTATTGAATGGTTTCCTAAGCTGAGAAATGCCACTGAGAAACAAAAAAATAACTGGCGTCTTATCGGAAAGGGCATAGGCATACACTGGAAAGATATAGATGAAGACTTGTCCGTGGAAAATCTATTGTAA
- a CDS encoding M20/M25/M40 family metallo-hydrolase — MINKKRLVDEFIELVKIGSPSKSEGKICKVVARKLTQLGAKTELGPVGKKFGSNGSNVIARIEGKKGVAPILLNAHLDTVGEDFNITPIISNGIIKSDGTTILGADDKSGVAIILEIIKIFKEQKISHPPIEIVFTVCEEIGLFGAKTLDFSKIKAKYGYSLDTGEIEHITTAAPSHNRIYLKIFGVESHAGAAPELGISAIEVASKAIASLKLGRIDKISTSNIGKISGGVATNIIPGYTEIAGEARSHSEEKLKKITQDMLKKFREAVEESEKTIKGKKIIARLEEKVVNEYSKFALSENLPVVQKIIKAGKKIGKNITTLQGGGGSDANVFNKAGIQTAVVGTGMKKVHTKEEYIEIDSLVFSANLLLEALRLN; from the coding sequence ATGATTAATAAAAAAAGATTGGTTGATGAGTTTATTGAACTCGTAAAAATAGGCAGTCCATCAAAATCCGAAGGGAAGATTTGTAAAGTCGTAGCCCGGAAATTAACGCAACTTGGCGCGAAAACAGAACTTGGCCCTGTCGGTAAGAAATTTGGAAGTAACGGTTCAAATGTTATCGCGAGAATAGAAGGAAAAAAAGGGGTGGCTCCTATTTTGCTTAATGCGCACCTTGATACGGTTGGCGAAGATTTCAATATAACACCGATAATAAGTAATGGAATTATAAAAAGCGACGGGACTACGATTCTTGGCGCAGACGACAAGTCCGGCGTTGCAATCATACTTGAAATTATAAAAATTTTCAAAGAGCAAAAGATTTCTCATCCGCCGATTGAAATAGTTTTTACCGTATGCGAAGAAATAGGCTTATTCGGAGCGAAAACTTTGGATTTCTCAAAAATAAAAGCGAAATATGGATATTCGCTTGATACGGGAGAAATAGAACACATAACAACGGCGGCTCCTTCACATAACAGGATTTATTTAAAGATATTTGGAGTCGAATCACATGCAGGCGCCGCGCCGGAACTGGGAATATCTGCAATAGAGGTTGCATCAAAGGCAATTGCAAGCCTAAAACTCGGAAGAATAGATAAAATAAGCACTTCAAACATAGGAAAAATATCCGGAGGAGTGGCAACAAACATTATCCCGGGGTATACGGAGATAGCAGGGGAAGCAAGAAGTCACTCGGAAGAGAAGTTAAAAAAGATAACTCAGGATATGCTTAAAAAATTCAGGGAAGCAGTAGAAGAAAGCGAAAAGACAATAAAAGGGAAGAAAATAATAGCAAGATTAGAAGAAAAAGTCGTAAATGAATACTCAAAATTTGCACTTTCGGAAAACTTACCGGTAGTACAAAAGATAATTAAAGCAGGTAAAAAAATTGGTAAAAATATTACTACACTTCAAGGTGGCGGTGGTTCGGATGCAAACGTATTCAATAAAGCAGGGATACAAACTGCAGTCGTAGGAACAGGAATGAAAAAAGTGCACACCAAAGAAGAATACATAGAAATAGACAGTCTTGTTTTCAGTGCAAATCTTTTGTTGGAAGCATTACGCTTGAATTAA
- a CDS encoding kelch repeat-containing protein has product MRYKLTLIVFALSVSVVYGSRWSYTNDLIVGNSGFECVGLPDGRVMMMGGLNESDYYQTFSPATGKWIRTTLPSSSSHDMAILLYNGKLLYLDGNDFWFFQPDSNNWRSAGVSLASWSSWNCYTLLKDGRVLIIYNGQNCQLYNYTSNTLSVTGSTSSVHTTGVEVLLPNGKVLIAGGWVTMPKRCELYDPVLGVWSLTDSMKTKRTAHVGMLFPPPWNKVLMSGDDLPSELYDLTTEKWSSTDTMEQPTATIEAMALLPNGKALLAGGSDSKICRIFDPDVEQWTTVDAMNIARDHFSLSILYTGKILAMGTQASGFPPQCEIYDPSNGVWQTKTEVLGTARQYATTTILPIKHTANCSTNILITGGENASGTALNSCELYNYSEKRTAFTGSLGTARTHHIAVLLASTTYEVLAAGGKNAGGALNSSEIFDLTTQVWNSTGAMANARFDHSATLLGDGRVLVTGGEGAGYLNTCEVYSGGTWSSAGTMATARARHSAVLLLNGNIMVIGGETSAGVVTNTCEIWNGTNWTTVPAASMTTGRSLHTTTLLQSGKVLVVGGRGAGGSALNSCEIYDPVANTWTAETDLNTARYGHNTILLYSGIVLVTGGTDGTNYFTSSELWDPAAELDRATGKHGWKVSATMGTGRAYHSSMLVPYLKPYVYTIGGYTGSSVLNSIEQYDIGLGYRDIWQSTITNYNSITSISPTMNMTGTLLRGVSEADGGNYCHVASNDHPIISLVRAGGGNWQGNGGGEIMLMPHSVSWDSAHTNVVGLPTVSGYYRLWSIVNGIPCKWDWNCIAGTEETQNSKVENQNPKLQISRNPFVQSTTINYQFQKENDALLIICDITGRTVKTLVNEEKPAGSYNIEFNAKGLPAGIYFAKFSAGKYKETKKLILMK; this is encoded by the coding sequence ATGAGATATAAACTTACATTAATTGTTTTTGCATTATCAGTATCTGTAGTTTATGGAAGCAGATGGAGCTATACAAATGACCTGATTGTTGGAAACTCAGGATTTGAATGTGTCGGATTGCCTGACGGAAGAGTAATGATGATGGGAGGCTTAAACGAAAGTGATTATTATCAAACCTTCAGCCCTGCAACAGGGAAATGGATAAGAACAACTCTACCAAGTAGCTCCAGCCATGATATGGCTATTTTGCTTTATAATGGGAAATTGCTATATTTAGATGGGAATGATTTCTGGTTTTTTCAGCCGGATAGCAATAATTGGCGCAGCGCAGGTGTAAGTCTCGCAAGCTGGAGTAGTTGGAATTGTTATACACTGTTAAAAGATGGGCGGGTGCTGATAATTTATAATGGACAGAACTGCCAACTCTATAACTATACCTCCAATACGTTGAGTGTTACCGGCTCAACCAGTTCAGTGCATACTACTGGAGTAGAAGTTCTGCTGCCAAACGGAAAGGTCCTTATAGCAGGTGGATGGGTTACAATGCCTAAAAGATGTGAACTCTATGACCCGGTATTGGGAGTATGGAGTCTCACGGATTCTATGAAAACTAAAAGAACGGCACATGTGGGTATGCTGTTTCCACCCCCTTGGAATAAAGTATTGATGAGCGGAGATGACCTTCCAAGCGAACTATATGACCTGACGACAGAGAAATGGAGTTCAACGGATACTATGGAACAACCAACAGCAACCATAGAAGCAATGGCATTATTGCCCAACGGAAAAGCATTGTTAGCAGGGGGCTCAGACTCAAAAATTTGCCGAATTTTTGACCCTGATGTGGAACAATGGACTACAGTAGATGCAATGAACATAGCAAGAGACCATTTCTCTTTATCAATATTATATACGGGAAAAATATTGGCAATGGGAACTCAAGCATCAGGATTCCCGCCTCAGTGCGAAATATATGACCCATCTAATGGAGTTTGGCAAACAAAAACAGAGGTGCTTGGCACGGCTCGTCAATATGCGACAACTACAATATTACCTATAAAACATACCGCTAACTGCTCAACAAATATACTTATAACAGGCGGTGAAAATGCAAGCGGCACCGCACTAAATTCTTGCGAATTATATAATTATAGCGAGAAAAGAACGGCGTTTACCGGTTCTCTTGGGACGGCAAGAACTCATCATATAGCAGTTTTACTTGCATCAACAACCTATGAAGTCCTTGCCGCAGGAGGGAAGAATGCAGGAGGCGCCCTCAATTCATCCGAGATATTTGATTTGACAACACAAGTATGGAATTCAACAGGCGCAATGGCAAATGCAAGATTTGACCACAGCGCAACGTTATTGGGAGACGGAAGAGTTCTGGTAACAGGAGGAGAAGGAGCGGGTTATTTAAATACCTGTGAAGTATATAGTGGTGGCACATGGTCATCAGCAGGAACAATGGCAACGGCAAGAGCAAGACACAGCGCCGTGTTATTGCTTAATGGAAATATAATGGTAATCGGTGGAGAGACATCCGCAGGGGTAGTAACGAACACCTGCGAAATCTGGAACGGGACTAATTGGACAACAGTACCTGCGGCATCAATGACAACAGGAAGAAGTTTGCATACGACAACGCTTCTGCAGTCAGGCAAAGTATTGGTAGTTGGAGGAAGGGGCGCAGGCGGTTCCGCATTAAACAGCTGTGAAATATATGACCCGGTAGCAAACACGTGGACGGCAGAAACAGATTTGAATACGGCAAGATATGGACATAATACGATTTTGCTTTATTCAGGTATTGTGTTAGTTACGGGTGGAACGGACGGAACAAATTATTTTACATCATCCGAATTATGGGATCCGGCAGCAGAATTGGACAGGGCAACCGGAAAACACGGTTGGAAAGTCTCTGCTACTATGGGAACAGGAAGGGCTTATCACTCATCAATGCTTGTGCCTTACCTGAAACCTTATGTTTATACCATAGGAGGATATACCGGCAGTTCAGTTCTAAATTCTATTGAACAATATGATATAGGTCTTGGATATAGGGATATATGGCAATCAACAATTACAAACTACAACTCAATTACCTCGATATCGCCTACTATGAATATGACAGGAACGCTATTACGCGGAGTATCCGAAGCAGACGGTGGAAACTACTGCCACGTAGCATCTAATGACCACCCTATTATATCACTCGTGCGCGCAGGAGGAGGAAACTGGCAGGGGAACGGCGGAGGGGAAATAATGCTTATGCCGCACAGCGTATCATGGGACAGCGCGCATACAAACGTCGTAGGATTACCAACAGTATCGGGATATTACAGGTTGTGGTCAATAGTGAACGGAATTCCTTGTAAATGGGATTGGAACTGCATCGCAGGGACTGAAGAAACTCAAAATTCAAAAGTCGAAAATCAAAACCCTAAATTACAAATTTCCCGAAACCCATTTGTGCAATCAACAACTATTAACTACCAATTCCAAAAGGAAAACGATGCCTTACTGATTATCTGTGATATTACAGGCAGAACAGTAAAAACCCTTGTCAACGAAGAAAAACCTGCAGGTAGTTATAATATTGAATTCAATGCAAAAGGGTTGCCAGCAGGTATATACTTTGCGAAGTTCTCCGCTGGTAAATATAAGGAGACCAAGAAGTTAATTCTAATGAAATAA
- the kbl gene encoding glycine C-acetyltransferase — translation MAYSNKAKEFYGTELTGIKNNGLLKEERFIKSPQRANIKVEYPVGSATKEVLNFCANNYLGLSSHPEVIAAAHKGLDERGFGLSSVRFICGTQDIHDELEKKLSEFLKMEDTILFPSCMEANAALFDVTLDKEDAMISDRLVHASIVDGMRLCKAQLFNYKHSNMEHLEEKLQETQSCRFRMIITDGVFSMDGDIAKLDKICDLADKYDAIVMVDDSHSTGFMGKNGRGTHEHCGVMDRVDVITTTLGKAMGGATGGCVSGPKEIVGMCRQRARPYLFSNTVPPAIVAASIKIIDMISKNNERRDKLEANALYFREEIKKRGLDIKEGTHPIVPVMLYNAKLAQNMAKDLYAEGIYVIGFFFPVVAQGQARIRVQISADHEREHLDKAINAFAKIGEKYKILGKKKDEIIAMYGL, via the coding sequence ATGGCTTACAGTAATAAAGCAAAAGAGTTTTACGGCACAGAACTCACGGGTATAAAGAACAACGGACTACTCAAAGAAGAGAGATTCATAAAATCACCACAGCGCGCTAACATAAAAGTAGAATATCCCGTAGGTTCAGCTACAAAAGAAGTGTTAAATTTTTGCGCCAATAATTATCTTGGATTGTCCAGTCATCCTGAAGTTATAGCAGCGGCGCATAAAGGGCTTGACGAAAGAGGTTTTGGATTATCTTCGGTCAGGTTTATCTGCGGAACGCAGGACATTCATGATGAACTCGAGAAAAAACTTTCCGAGTTCCTCAAAATGGAAGATACGATATTATTTCCTTCCTGTATGGAAGCAAATGCGGCGCTTTTTGACGTGACATTGGATAAAGAAGATGCGATGATATCGGACAGGCTTGTGCACGCTTCAATTGTGGACGGGATGAGATTATGCAAAGCGCAGTTATTCAATTACAAACATTCCAATATGGAACATCTTGAGGAAAAATTACAGGAAACCCAGAGTTGTCGTTTCAGAATGATTATAACCGACGGAGTTTTCTCAATGGACGGCGACATAGCCAAGCTTGATAAGATATGTGATTTGGCCGATAAATATGATGCAATAGTTATGGTAGACGATTCTCATTCTACCGGATTTATGGGAAAGAACGGCCGCGGGACGCATGAACACTGTGGCGTTATGGACAGGGTAGACGTAATTACGACGACTCTTGGAAAAGCAATGGGTGGAGCGACGGGTGGTTGCGTAAGCGGACCGAAAGAAATTGTCGGAATGTGCAGACAGCGGGCAAGACCTTATTTATTTTCCAATACGGTTCCGCCGGCAATAGTTGCGGCTTCAATAAAAATCATAGATATGATTTCCAAGAACAACGAAAGAAGGGACAAACTTGAGGCAAACGCGCTATATTTCAGGGAAGAAATAAAAAAGAGAGGGTTGGACATAAAAGAAGGGACACATCCGATTGTTCCCGTAATGTTATACAATGCGAAACTTGCCCAGAACATGGCAAAAGACTTATACGCAGAAGGCATATATGTTATTGGGTTCTTCTTCCCGGTAGTTGCGCAGGGGCAGGCAAGAATCAGAGTTCAGATTTCAGCAGACCACGAGAGAGAGCATCTGGATAAGGCAATTAATGCATTTGCCAAGATTGGAGAGAAGTATAAAATACTCGGCAAAAAGAAAGACGAGATTATAGCAATGTACGGACTATAA
- the rplJ gene encoding 50S ribosomal protein L10, producing MKREEKVAVIKELGEKFGASSAIWLTDYNGLNALNITKLRRKLHDKNLDYKVIKNTILEYVFKDIGVETPQEWLKGMVGVCYGKDATTGAKLLIESQGLKLKGAYIEGNFYGIDKIKEIARIPSREVLLAKLCGTLKSPISNCINVLNAPIRDVVYTINAVSNKKKGE from the coding sequence ATGAAACGAGAAGAAAAAGTAGCCGTTATAAAAGAGCTTGGAGAAAAGTTTGGTGCCTCTTCAGCTATATGGCTTACGGATTACAATGGTTTGAATGCCCTTAACATAACAAAGTTAAGACGAAAGCTGCACGATAAGAACCTTGATTATAAAGTAATAAAGAACACTATTTTGGAATATGTTTTCAAAGATATTGGCGTAGAAACTCCCCAGGAATGGCTAAAAGGTATGGTTGGCGTATGTTATGGTAAAGATGCTACCACGGGAGCCAAATTACTCATAGAATCCCAGGGATTAAAACTTAAGGGCGCATATATTGAAGGGAATTTTTATGGAATAGATAAAATAAAAGAAATCGCCCGTATCCCTTCCAGAGAAGTATTGCTTGCTAAACTATGCGGAACTTTAAAATCACCGATATCTAATTGTATAAATGTCTTAAATGCACCTATAAGAGATGTTGTTTACACTATAAACGCAGTATCTAATAAGAAAAAAGGAGAATAA
- a CDS encoding branched-chain amino acid ABC transporter substrate-binding protein has product MKKFCILLVLFVVFAGCKKEDVIKIGIAGPLTGDQAKIGYDLLNGVTLAVDEWNEKGGVLGKKIVVIRGDDRRDPREAVSVANKMVNEGVIGVIGHFNSSCSIPASRIYNEAGIIQITPASTNPKLTEQGFHNIFRICGRDDQQGSIGAKFVIDSLRKTRIAVLHDKTTYGQGLADEFKKNVGSMAKIVAYEGLVQGENDYTAIVTKIKQLSPEVVYFGGIYPEAGLLIKQMREMGLEAIFIAGDGVIDPEFIKIGGKATEGSYMTFSPSAKESPCAKQFIDKYTARYGDVGPYSTYSYDAVNILLKAIKEAGSVDEKKIADIIHGTKYSEAIGDVEFDEKGDRNVSPYILWVVKEGVFIPLQ; this is encoded by the coding sequence ATGAAGAAATTTTGTATATTGCTTGTATTATTTGTAGTTTTTGCAGGCTGTAAAAAAGAAGATGTTATAAAAATAGGTATTGCAGGGCCATTAACAGGCGACCAGGCGAAAATAGGTTATGACCTGTTAAACGGCGTAACTTTAGCGGTAGATGAATGGAATGAAAAAGGTGGAGTTTTAGGGAAAAAAATTGTAGTAATAAGAGGCGATGACAGGAGAGACCCAAGAGAAGCCGTTTCCGTGGCAAACAAAATGGTAAATGAAGGCGTGATAGGAGTGATCGGGCATTTTAATTCATCCTGTTCTATACCTGCATCAAGAATATATAATGAGGCGGGCATCATTCAGATAACCCCGGCATCAACGAATCCCAAATTAACCGAGCAGGGTTTTCATAACATATTCAGGATATGCGGTAGAGATGACCAGCAGGGAAGCATAGGCGCCAAATTCGTTATAGATAGCCTGAGGAAGACCAGAATAGCCGTGTTGCATGATAAGACTACTTACGGACAGGGATTGGCAGATGAATTCAAGAAAAATGTGGGCTCCATGGCTAAAATAGTAGCCTATGAGGGATTAGTACAGGGAGAAAACGATTATACTGCAATAGTAACGAAGATAAAACAATTATCTCCTGAGGTAGTATATTTTGGTGGGATTTATCCGGAAGCAGGATTGCTTATAAAGCAAATGCGTGAAATGGGATTGGAAGCAATATTCATAGCCGGAGATGGCGTCATTGACCCTGAATTTATAAAGATAGGCGGGAAAGCAACGGAAGGCAGTTACATGACTTTCAGCCCTTCAGCAAAGGAATCCCCTTGCGCAAAACAATTCATCGATAAATATACTGCAAGATACGGTGATGTAGGTCCATATTCTACTTACTCTTATGATGCCGTAAACATATTATTGAAAGCAATTAAAGAAGCGGGCAGTGTTGACGAGAAAAAAATAGCCGATATTATACACGGGACAAAATACAGTGAAGCGATAGGAGATGTTGAATTTGATGAAAAAGGGGACAGGAACGTATCGCCTTATATATTATGGGTCGTAAAAGAAGGCGTTTTTATTCCTCTACAATAA